A genome region from Geobacter pickeringii includes the following:
- a CDS encoding metal ABC transporter ATP-binding protein: protein MPVAVVAVNGVSLAYHGAEALRDVTFEVAAGDYVGVVGPNGSGKSTLIRCILGLARPDRGTVDLFGTERSRFSQWQRIGYLPQGLQHFNPHFPATVAEVVALGLLAGRPFPRRVGRGDAGAVERVLALMGIEAIRDRLVGELSGGLRQRVLLARALVNEPELLLLDEPTTALDPETRENFYGIIQELNRTRGTTVILVTHDSGSIGRYASRLLYLDKRVVFYGGFDSFCDSPEMSDFFGIHSQHLICHRH from the coding sequence ATGCCGGTAGCGGTCGTGGCGGTCAACGGGGTCTCCCTCGCCTACCATGGCGCCGAGGCGCTGCGGGACGTCACCTTCGAGGTGGCGGCGGGGGATTACGTCGGGGTCGTCGGCCCCAACGGCTCGGGGAAGAGCACCCTGATCCGGTGCATCCTCGGGCTCGCCCGCCCCGACCGGGGAACGGTCGACCTCTTCGGGACCGAGCGTTCCCGCTTCAGCCAGTGGCAACGGATCGGCTACCTCCCCCAGGGGCTCCAGCACTTCAACCCCCACTTCCCGGCCACCGTCGCCGAGGTGGTGGCCCTCGGCCTCCTGGCGGGGCGGCCGTTCCCCCGGCGCGTGGGGCGCGGCGATGCCGGCGCCGTGGAGCGGGTGCTGGCCCTCATGGGGATCGAGGCGATCCGCGACCGGCTGGTGGGGGAGCTGTCGGGGGGGCTGCGGCAGCGGGTGCTCCTGGCCCGGGCCCTGGTGAACGAACCGGAGCTGCTGCTGCTCGACGAGCCGACCACCGCCCTCGACCCGGAGACCCGGGAGAACTTCTACGGGATCATCCAGGAGTTGAACCGGACCCGCGGGACGACGGTGATCCTCGTCACCCACGACAGCGGCTCCATCGGGCGCTACGCCTCGCGGCTCCTCTACCTGGACAAGCGGGTGGTCTTCTACGGAGGGTTCGACTCCTTCTGTGATTCGCCGGAGATGTCGGACTTTTTCGGAATCCATTCCCAGCACCTGATCTGCCATCGGCATTAG
- a CDS encoding metal ABC transporter permease: protein MTFLEIFQYGFLLRALAAGSLIAALCAVLGVFLVLRRLSLIGDGLAHVTFGSVAIALLLRFQSVYVSIAAIPCVLLSALGILKLAERARIYGDAAIGIVSSLGIATGIMLASMAGGFNVDLFSYLFGNILSISPFELGQTAVLFVVVCATVILFYRDLFAITFDEELARTSGIRVDRINAVLVLLTALTVVLAMKVVGIMLISALLILPAVTSLQLARGFRTAILLAAVIGVTTVTAGIVLSFLGNLPTGATIIFLNFSLFLAAFALRHLRR from the coding sequence GTGACCTTCCTCGAAATCTTCCAGTACGGATTCCTGCTGCGGGCCCTGGCGGCCGGCTCGCTCATCGCGGCACTCTGCGCGGTCCTCGGGGTCTTCCTCGTGCTGCGCCGCCTCTCGCTCATCGGCGACGGGCTCGCCCACGTCACCTTCGGGAGCGTGGCCATTGCCCTGCTCCTCCGCTTCCAGTCGGTCTACGTCTCCATCGCCGCCATCCCCTGCGTGCTTCTCTCCGCCCTCGGGATCCTGAAGCTCGCCGAGCGGGCCCGGATCTACGGCGACGCCGCCATCGGCATCGTCTCGTCGCTGGGGATCGCCACCGGCATCATGCTCGCCAGCATGGCGGGGGGGTTCAACGTCGACCTCTTCAGCTACCTCTTCGGCAACATCCTCTCCATCAGCCCCTTCGAACTGGGGCAGACCGCCGTCCTCTTCGTGGTGGTCTGCGCCACGGTCATCCTCTTCTACCGCGATCTCTTCGCCATCACCTTCGACGAGGAGCTGGCCCGCACCTCCGGCATCCGGGTCGACCGGATCAACGCGGTCCTCGTCCTCCTCACCGCCCTCACCGTGGTGCTCGCCATGAAGGTGGTGGGGATCATGCTCATCTCGGCGCTCCTCATCCTCCCGGCGGTGACCTCGCTCCAGCTCGCCCGCGGATTCCGGACCGCCATCCTCCTGGCGGCGGTCATCGGGGTCACCACGGTGACGGCCGGCATCGTCCTCTCGTTCCTCGGCAACCTCCCCACGGGGGCGACGATCATCTTCCTGAACTTCTCCCTCTTCCTCGCCGCCTTCGCGCTGCGCCACCTCCGGCGGTAG